Proteins from a genomic interval of Ornithodoros turicata isolate Travis unplaced genomic scaffold, ASM3712646v1 Chromosome12, whole genome shotgun sequence:
- the LOC135371647 gene encoding uncharacterized protein K02A2.6-like, which produces MQGDESATTPTSGAASDDAVRRFRSPGTFDPEKEDWKLYEIRFQAALQVARVINDADKFGLLISSLSPDVFKRLYNLLQPRIVTEVPFKDITAVLSEHFTPKCFREFERFKLFSARQQEGEPVKDFVQRLSAIISRCEYETETDVRACSLLTAFIVGLRDQRIRARLVLEKSLTLDTAIRLAESSLAAEAESKQLHAGTDVHKVTARNASKESCFRCGNSNHHQESCRFRNEECHACGKIGNIAKMCRTSQPQAKHKKGKRVRKVKLVTDEFLADEEDGKFLTCKIKDKQIVLQVDTGSRATLLDDRTYKKLGEPRLHPSPVRLRAFNKNEIPLRGAADLHVFIDGREETLPVIFTMMEHTNLLGREWIRKLGINLNELFVGSISSIAALDEILGAYEDLFRNQLGRCTKTLVHLHLKNDAQPKFFKPRPIPFATREAVQADLQRQVKNGVLEPVEVSEWATPIVVVPRPNGAVRVCSDFSVTVNPQIEFAQYPLRRTEELLAVLNGGQKFTKLDLSEAYLQMELDDEVKRILRTMEQVIAGIPSVACYLDDIIVTGKNDMEHLKNFEQVLERLRQFGFTLKKEKCAFMQHQVEYLGHVVTAEGFRPSAKKVSAILNIPPPTQVSELRAFLGMIQHYAKYLPSLADACAPLNNLLRKSVPWQWSASCVDAFEAIKKMLTSAQILTHYDPRKEIFLAVDASSKGLGAVIYHRINGQDRPIAHASKTLTPAETKYAQIEREALAIIFGVKKFHQYLWGRRFTLFTDHKPLTVIFGSKKGIPVTTASRLQRWAIILMSYSFDIQFTSTNNIANADGLFKLPEGPDLTFDEQMQRGIFNVEDEVINAVHDFHMSTLPVTAKHIADATQKDHCLAQVFEFIVNGWPKNPEPQFAIYFQKRTELTSHRGCVLWGLRTVIPEKYRADFLDTLHNCHVGQTKMKMLARSYLWWPGLDKDIEARVRRCDQCASVAAQESPVPLHQWESPEKPWCRLHADFAELHGNHYFVLVDAFSKWPEVVRMVSTTAIKTIEVLKDIFLHNGLPEVLVSDNGPPFTSQLFERFSSEQGIHHVRTPPYHPKSNGQAENFVRTLKAALSRSSVEDREVLRSFVFKYRVTPHASTGRPPCELLNNRHYRSVLDLVRPAGPSSSPPATDVAAKERQKRCHDKRARDRSFGSNTCVWMHDPHKKGHWGSATIVGQEGKVIFRVRDAEGKMHRVHKDHLKQRGSLQSWEDELPRASPASCLSPDCLLPFPEVDDTFTSCSDNQTSAEPSPVRRPTSAPGNEATGPDSSVRRYPLRDRHPVDRYGSI; this is translated from the exons ATGCAAGGGGACGAATCGGCAACGACGCCAACGTCGGGAGCAGCCTCTGATGATGCAGTACGACGGTTTCGAAGTCCCGGCACGTTCGATCCGGAGAAGGAGGACTGGAAGCTCTATGAGATTCGGTTCCAGGCAGCGCTTCAAGTAGCAAGGGTCATCAACGACGCGGACAAATTTGGACTTTTGATTTCGTCGCTCAGTCCGGACGTTTTTAAACGACTCTACAACTTACTGCAGCCTCGGATCGTCACAGAGGTACCTTTCAAAGACATTACGGCCGTGTTATCGGAACATTTCACGCCAAAGTGCTTCAGAGAATTTGAGAGGTTCAAGCTCTTCTCCGCGCGTCAGCAAGAGGGCGAACCCGTCAAAGACTTCGTTCAGCGCTTGTCTGCAATAATTTCCCGTTGCGAATACGAAACGGAAACAGATGTCAGAGCCTGTTCCTTACTAACTGCCTTTATTGTGGGTCTCCGTGATCAACGCATTCGCGCCCGGCTCGTCCTCGAGAAGAGTCTGACTTTGGACACAGCGATTCGGCTGGCTGAAAGCTCTTTGGCCGCAGAGGCTGAATCGAAGCAGTTGCATGCGGGGACGGACGTGCACAAGGTGACAGCCAGGAATGCCAGCAAGGAGTCTTGTTTCAGGTGTGGAAATTCCAACCACCACCAGGAATCTTGCAGATTTCGTAACGAAGAGTGTCACGCTTGTGGGAAGATTGGCAATATTGCAAAGATGTGCCGTACATCCCAGCCACAGGCAAAACACAAGAAAGGCAAGAGGGTCCGCAAGGTGAAGCTTGTGACGGACGAGTTCCTTGCCGATGAAGAGGACGGGAAGTTCCTTACTTGCAAGATCAAGGACAAGCAGATCGTTTTACAAGTGGATACTGGTTCCCGTGCCACGCTTCTGGATGATCGGACGTACAAGAAATTGGGCGAGCCAAGGCTACATCCCTCTCCAGTCCGTCTACGCGCCTTCAACAAGAATGAAATTCCGCTTCGTGGGGCGGCAGACCTCCATGTCTTCATCGATGGAAGAGAAGAAACCCTACCAGTTATCTTCACCATGATGGAGCACACTAATCTCCTTGGGCGAGAGTGGATACGCAAGCTAGGCATCAATCTCAACGAGCTGTTTGTTGGTTCCATTAGCTCAATCGCTGCGTTGGACGAGATTCTGGGGGCGTACGAAGATCTTTTTCGCAATCAGCTCGGTAGATGTACCAAGACCTTGGTTCATCTCCATCTCAAAAACGACGCTCAGCCAAAGTTTTTCAAGCCTCGACCGATTCCTTTTGCGACTCGTGAGGCAGTACAAGCTGACCTACAACGTCAGGTAAAGAATGGCGTGCTGGAACCAGTCGAGGTGTCGGAATGGGCTACCCCCATTGTGGTTGTTCCGAGGCCGAATGGAGCTGTTCGAGTCTGCAGTGATTTCAGCGTCACAGTGAATCCCCAGATTGAGTTCGCGCAGTATCCTTTGCGTCGAACGGAAGAGCTGTTGGCAGTGCTAAATGGAGGCCAGAAGTTCACCAAATTGGACTTGTCTGAGGCGTACCTCCAGATGGAGTTGGATGACGAAGTGAAGAGGATATTG CGCACAATGGAGCAAGTGATTGCCGGAATTCCGTCTGTCGCTTGCTATCTGGACGACATAATTGTCACTGGCAAGAACGACATGGAGCATCTCAAGAACTTTGAGCAAGTCTTAGAGCGCCTTCGACAGTTTGGTTTCACACTGAAGAAGGAGAAGTGTGCCTTCATGCAGCACCAGGTGGAATACTTGGGACATGTTGTTACAGCGGAGGGATTTCGACCATCTGCCAAGAAGGTGTCGGCAATTTTGAACATACCTCCTCCCACGCAAGTGTCAGAGTTACGGGCGTTTCTCGGCATGATTCAGCACTACGCAAAGTATTTGCCCTCGTTGGCGGACGCCTGCGCTCCGCTTAACAATTTACTCAGGAAATCTGTGCCATGGCAATGGTCGGCGTCTTGCGTGGATGCGTTTGAGGCAATCAAGAAGATGCTGACTTCTGCCCAAATTCTCACACACTATGATCCGCGCAAGGAGATCTTCCTGGCCGTGGATGCTTCTTCGAAGGGGCTTGGTGCAGTCATCTACCATCGTATTAACGGCCAAGATCGACCGATTGCACATGCATCAAAGACATTGACACCAGCTGAGACCAAGTACGCTCAGATAGAGCGGGAAGCCCTCGCCATTATCTTTGGGGTCAAGAAGTTTCACCAATATTTGTGGGGGCGAAGATTTACGCTTTTCACAGACCACAAGCCTTTAACGGTGATTTTCGGGTCTAAAAAAGGCATTCCCGTTACTACAGCAAGTCGTCTACAGCGGTGGGCAATCATCCTCATGAGCTATTCGTTTGATATACAATTCACGTCTACGAACAACATCGCCAATGCTGATGGACTATTCAAGCTTCCAGAGGGCCCCGATTTGACGTTTGATGAGCAAATGCAGCGAGGAATTTTCAACGTCGAGGACGAAGTGATTAACGCGGTACACGACTTTCATATGTCTACTCTGCCAGTCACCGCTAAGCACATCGCAGACGCCACTCAGAAAGATCACTGCTTGGCGCAAGTCTTCGAGTTTATTGTCAATGGCTGGCCAAAGAATCCGGAGCCACAGTTTGCCATATATTTTCAGAAGCGAACTGAGCTGACATCTCACAGAGGATGTGTCCTTTGGGGACTACGCACCGTGATTCCGGAGAAGTATCGAGCGGATTTTCTGGACACTCTACATAATTGTCATGTTGGACAGACCAAAATGAAAATGCTCGCCCGCTCATACTTGTGGTGGCCAGGTCTTGACAAGGATATTGAAGCAAGGGTGCGACGTTGCGATCAATGTGCATCCGTCGCGGCACAAGAATCTCCGGTGCCACTTCATCAGTGGGAGTCACCAGAGAAGCCCTGGTGTCGACTGCATGCTGATTTTGCAGAGCTGCATGGGAATCATTATTTTGTCTTAGTAGACGCTTTCAGCAAGTGGCCAGAAGTGGTGCGCATGGTGTCTACCACAGCAATCAAGACTATTGAGGTGTTGAAAGACATCTTTCTTCACAATGGTCTTCCCGAGGTACTGGTGTCGGACAATGGCCCTCCTTTCACCAGTCAACTTTTCGAACGTTTCTCGTCGGAACAAGGAATTCATCATGTTCGGACACCTCCATATCATCCGAAGTCGAACGGACAAGCAGAGAACTTTGTCCGAACTTTAAAAGCTGCGCTGTCCCGTTCAAGCGTGGAGGACAGGGAGGTTTTGAGAAGTTTTGTTTTCAAATACCGGGTAACCCCACATGCGTCGACAGGCCGTCCACCATGTGAGTTACTCAACAATCGTCATTATCGGTCCGTGCTGGATCTTGTACGGCCCGCTGGTCCGTCTTCATCTCCTCCTGCAACAGACGTCGCCGCTAAGGAACGTCAGAAGCGATGTCACGACAAACGAGCACGAGACAGATCTTTTGGGTCCAACACGTGTGTCTGGATGCATGACCCGCACAAGAAGGGACACTGGGGTAGTGCGACCATTGTGGGCCAGGAGGGGAAGGTTATATTCCGAGTGCGAGACGCTGAGGGTAAGATGCATCGCGTACATAaagatcatctgaagcaaaggGGAAGTCTTCAATCCTGGGAGGACGAACTTCCTAGGGCATCGCCTGCCTCTTGTCTCTCACCAGACTGCCTCTTGCCATTCCCAGAAGTCGATGACACCTTCACCTCCTGTAGCGACAACCAGACATCAGCTGAACCGTCTCCCGTTCGCAGGCCAACGTCGGCACCAGGAAACGAAGCAACGGGACCGGACAGCAGTGTACGCCGCTACCCCTTACGGGATCGTCATCCTGTCGACCGCTACGGCTCGATCTAA